The stretch of DNA TCAGGAATATTTTTTGTATACAAGTGCCGACTAATATCTTCTTCAGTAATTTTCTCTTTCTCTGTCTTTTCTCCTAAGCCACATTCTCCCAGGAATATTTCATTTACCGCATCCACTATTTCCGCTCTTCCTCCATAATTTACCATAATATTTAAGTTCAAGCCTGTGTTTTTTGAAAGTTTTTCCATCGAAAAAGCCATCTTATTTTTCAGCTGATCGGAAAATTGGGTGAGCCTTCCCAAAAAATTTAAACAAACATTGTTTTTATTTAAGTTGTCAACTTCACGATCAATGGTATCGGCCAAAAGACCCATCAAAAAAGAGACTTCATCTTTCGGTCTCGACCAATTCTCAGTTGAAAAAGCGTAGACAGTAAGATATTTAACTCCTATCTCGGCACACGTCTTCACACACTCTTTTAAAGAATCTGCGCCAACCTTATGCCCGGCAATTCGAGGAAGCCGCCTTGCCTTTGCCCATCGCCCATTTCCATCCATTATAATTGCTATATGTTGAGGTATTTTTTTCATAAATGAAAAATGAAGAATTATCCAACGACCAATAAAATGAAGGGCTACAACACATTAGTCATTTTTCATTCAATTTATACTTCCAAAATTTCTTTTTCTTTCGCAAGGATAAGTTTATCTATCTCTTCAATATACTTATCTGTAAGCTTCTGGAGCTGCTCTTCTTGAATTTTAGCGCTGTCTTCAGCCAAAGCTTTTTCACTCTTCTGTTTTTTTAAAAAATCCATCCCTTCACGCCTGATATTACGAATTGAAACCTTCTCTTTTTCTGCTTCATCTTTTATAAGTTTAGTAAGATCTCGTCTCCTCTCCTCTGTTAATTGAGGGAGGAAAAGACGAAGCATTCCTGATTCAACTTTAGGCGTTATCCCTAACTTAGACGTAAGAATGGCTTTTTCTATGGCTTGTGCTGAAGTTTTATCATAGGGCTGAATAGCAATTTGCCTCGGTTCAGGAACGGAGATGTTCGCAAGCTGTTTTAGGGGAACTGATGAGCCATAATATTCAACGGTAAGCCCGTCAACTAAAGCTGGCGAGGCCCTCCCCGTTCTAACTCCAGCAAGTGTTTTTTTTAAAACTTCTATTGCTTTTTTCATTTTGGTTTCTGAATCTTTTATAGCATCTTGCACTTTAAACTCCTCCTTTTAAGCTAATCTAAGCAACAAAAACCTATTTTTTATACATAAAGCATTATAATCTATCTGATAAGCTTACTAACAAAAGTCCCGACTTTTTTGCCCAATGCCGCCTTTTCGATATTTCCTTTATGCATCAGATCCAAAACAATCATAGGAATATCATTGTCCATACAAAGTGAGGCTGCGGTTGAATCCATAACTTTTAACCCTTTATTTAATATTTCCATATATGTTAAAGAGGTAAATTTTTTTGCCTCTTTATGTTTTACAGGATCTTTATCATAAACTCCGTCAACTTTCGTAGCTTTGATTATAATATCAGTATCAAGCTCGGCGGCTCTAAGCGAAGCAGTGGTATCTGTAGAAAAATAAGGATTCCCAGTCCCCGCCGCCAAAATTACAACCCTACCCTTCTCCATATGCCTTATTGCTCTGCGTCTAATAAAAGGCTCCGCAACCTGACGCATTTCAATTGCGGTCATAACACGGGCATAAACATTTATTCTTTCAAGCGCATCTTGAAGGGCAAGGGCGTTAATGACTGTTGCAAGCATCCCCATGTAGTCGCCTGTTGCCCGTTCCATCCCCGCGTTAGAGCCGGTCAACCCTCTAAATATATTGCCTCCTCCGACAACAATCGCTATCTCTATTTTATGGCGTTTAACCTTCTCTATCTCTTTTGCTATGGCAGCCAAAACTTCAGGATCGATCCCCTGCTTAAATTGACCGCCAAAAATCTCACCGGAAAGCTTTAAAAGGACTCGTTTATATGTCATTTGGTATTAATTATATCAACAAATATTCAAACATCAACATCCAAATCATCTATAGACATATAATAACAGGTAGTCTATATTTATTATTATGCTTGAATTTATAACTCAAGAACTGGAATCGCTCAAACAATCGGGCCTTTATAGAACGCTTAAAACCATTGAAAAGACAGAAGGGGCTAAAGTCTGGATAGGAGGAAAAAAGCTTGTCTGTTTCTGCTCAAATGATTACCTCGGTTTATCCAATCATCCAAAAGTCAAAGAAAAAACAATCGAAATTATTAAGAGATTTGGTGTCGGCGCCGGAGCATCAAGATTAATTTCCGGAAATACAATAATACATGAAGAATTGGAAAAAAAAATTGCCAAATTTAAAAAAAGAGAAGAGGCCATCATCTTTCCTTCAGGTTATATGGCAAATATAGGAGTAATTTCCTCTCTTCTTAATGAAAAAGATACCGTGATAATTGATCGTTTAAGTCACGCCTCAATAATTGACGGATGCAAATTATCAAAAGCCCATTTACAAGTCTATCCTCATAAAAATACGCATGCACTGGAAAAAGTTTTGATAAGATCAGATAAATATAAAAAACGTT from candidate division WOR-1 bacterium RIFOXYB2_FULL_36_35 encodes:
- a CDS encoding di-trans,poly-cis-decaprenylcistransferase, whose protein sequence is MKKIPQHIAIIMDGNGRWAKARRLPRIAGHKVGADSLKECVKTCAEIGVKYLTVYAFSTENWSRPKDEVSFLMGLLADTIDREVDNLNKNNVCLNFLGRLTQFSDQLKNKMAFSMEKLSKNTGLNLNIMVNYGGRAEIVDAVNEIFLGECGLGEKTEKEKITEEDISRHLYTKNIPDPDLLIRTASEMRISNFMLWQIAYAEIYVTDVYWPDFKREELLKAIESYSQRERRFGKISEQIHPD
- a CDS encoding ribosome recycling factor, encoding MQDAIKDSETKMKKAIEVLKKTLAGVRTGRASPALVDGLTVEYYGSSVPLKQLANISVPEPRQIAIQPYDKTSAQAIEKAILTSKLGITPKVESGMLRLFLPQLTEERRRDLTKLIKDEAEKEKVSIRNIRREGMDFLKKQKSEKALAEDSAKIQEEQLQKLTDKYIEEIDKLILAKEKEILEV
- a CDS encoding UMP kinase, translating into MTYKRVLLKLSGEIFGGQFKQGIDPEVLAAIAKEIEKVKRHKIEIAIVVGGGNIFRGLTGSNAGMERATGDYMGMLATVINALALQDALERINVYARVMTAIEMRQVAEPFIRRRAIRHMEKGRVVILAAGTGNPYFSTDTTASLRAAELDTDIIIKATKVDGVYDKDPVKHKEAKKFTSLTYMEILNKGLKVMDSTAASLCMDNDIPMIVLDLMHKGNIEKAALGKKVGTFVSKLIR